A single window of Saccharomyces kudriavzevii IFO 1802 strain IFO1802 genome assembly, chromosome: 16 DNA harbors:
- the SKDI16G0490 gene encoding uncharacterized protein (similar to Saccharomyces cerevisiae YMR181C and YPL229W; ancestral locus Anc_6.255), translating to MMPYNTPPNIQEPMNLASNGTFGIIPDTLSFQNFKYDRLQQQPQAQPQQRAPQLQQQQQQQQPISPPLFLAGTRTNSNLSKSINTNTVPPLRFSGSSQHYTIPDIDHSSIIYKNNICKSFKDDLFFCPRSLLSLEEQRACEKMDRLTAEQMSLHHQNAHPSSNPDSLSSSPPTSASSIFNSRPKFNPYTSQSFNPLESVRE from the coding sequence ATGATGCCCTATAACACCCCTCCAAACATCCAAGAACCCATGAATCTCGCAAGCAATGGTACCTTCGGTATCATCCCAGATACACTCAGTTTCCAGAATTTCAAGTATGATCGTCTTCAGCAGCAACCGCAAGCGCAACCGCAGCAGCGTGCACCTCAGttacaacagcaacagcaacaacaacaaccaATAAGCCCGCCTTTATTCTTGGCAGGCACCAGGACAAACTCAAACCTTAGTAAGAGTATCAACACCAACACCGTCCCTCCACTGCGTTTTAGTGGATCATCCCAGCATTACACTATCCCGGATATAGATCACTCTTCCATCATATACAAGAACAACATCTGCAAATCCTTTAAAGATGATTTATTCTTCTGTCCAAGATCTTTGCTCTCTTTAGAAGAGCAACGAGCATGCGAAAAAATGGATAGACTGACCGCTGAACAGATGTCACTACACCACCAGAATGCACACCCCAGTTCCAACCCGGACTCGctatcttcttctccaCCAACTTCTGCGTCTTCCATATTCAACTCTAGACCAAAATTCAACCCTTACACTTCTCAGAGTTTTAATCCTCTGGAAAGTGTTCGAGAATGA